The following proteins are encoded in a genomic region of Drosophila willistoni isolate 14030-0811.24 chromosome 2L unlocalized genomic scaffold, UCI_dwil_1.1 Seg196, whole genome shotgun sequence:
- the LOC6640116 gene encoding serine/threonine-protein kinase ATR, whose translation MTRRKEMWKILYNVVNRSEIGGNLEEVFNVIDEILCQEASLISGSEFNCKFQDTFLLWLLNKLAQCILNNNAGSDVSQCIELQKKLISSCWSNHSKLFERIVLAYIDVLQVIYEQLTELQFSKDAPEQSNEQTLILRIFACEVSLLQEFDSQCSHKEIHVRLDQIDGYARNMLTILQHAHGIGHATHAGIFAGSLQQALLILKECDVETKLSSMNYCHEVLRMQSVSSWHLNADVSHYAQLSLKAVTMMWSMVPKWLEVRLINQLEIQNLVVLTKNLLLVMRLPGKQTLDLGHDLLNEILSLPLSMDKSELVENLANYLQKPTDDELVGSLDALQHLVMSKWRIFPVQLMPVLSCVAAKQTEMRSNILCTLTKSLNTLFQKIDSLSPVELDQMLSILRALKQLEMLLLQQRQQQVFADEQTNHMDCDLLIKLPLQFDLVLTPEINWNLHALNIIEQDQKSRLNFTEKYFEICSLLMKISCVRPNLKSQTQQQLLSILQRNKQLDHLCSIKLETPSSAHTQLQLFFAQENINFFTSQDEETVKTFFDSLPQLYMSGYIKTAHLLKALPTLSNPKNRCLVLRLLLCSQSETIHVFRVEDQLLWYCSKCRPMPEALPGCYLGKYKSSLHNFNFTNATLQSIAEDMLFQPDFLYIVHHLNSLKSIDPQICLRLLTEKGCGNLSEQTMSHLVPVMSSREPRFMKELAVLVLTSIQQVLAKPVQAQSVNEQRKLLRLLVGCAYPGINEIWLFHWFKMTFFFLVHIRSLVVQEAVLAASEMCARHNLQTVTLWNWYKRDALALAVRLALNVYLSDGVRFTRSLKALSKMLGFSCVQEFTCKYHRLLTTMVLPYCMKEPRCKGVLLLISKQLRKPISTLFATSFLRIYTHVHLTETPELANSCIDFVVNCTKSSLQQLMNADVKQTVAELLIYFNRDPTFIMRSFQSLLHSSEDNCEQYPTSSQSANAEFAAFIAERFLGVITHFESCLGEPSFEKPLKEETLYSLGQIMRLVGSQHVTQFRFKIIAMLTFVHTLNETRLQRICLKIWHIFLHVVNVQELGPSLGRIVATLQPLLNDKETVDQVNDLYEFVILKNASMLGNFITDLYFLERMENVSPAIRQCIKRHTSHLHFVVEEEEEDESSSPQLLVQLQFLYKHITDECLQVRIYGLQHLGALFGRRRGQLNRMILNELPMEPLIEQIVNVLVAGCQHDDRQLQMASAKCLGELGAIDASYLPSNYNFSKPQQLPLSVLSEEFTILALTALCRGYQFQQKTKHVDSFSLAIQETLAVCGISPKEKKKVQLWQSLPSRMRQVMEPLLYSCYTSSQRPSSCNEQPIFGSHYTKNSYEEWAFLWASRLIDYIQSTETRHLLSSYKPCIKRDANMLSTFYPYIVLHALLECKPEQRKHVQEEFVAVLQANEEYSVSTKSQQDLGSHNNAFKLFESKKYAAGIKPVSDQQQEREEDSSHVPRLAGKLCAELLDFLQRWLREWQRLHGRSTGGKPPQIVDANYRKIYEFLKTIPKLLVSQASYNCGEYPRALSYLESYLEEGDKAKRILEQFTFLIEIYGKLMDADSVEGAVQVRSYDMSVTQEILVNRLVERQQDMITCYEQLLSSTEELQPDHIRAIIDAYLRMDTPKTALLIADGLWQRLSDQFTEQYFSECKSELLWRLGSYEDLEEQAKPNWPALCAQGCLALRQPLTSRSQFNSLLDGMRHSVLEQLRSCSANQQHSYAHAYDEIVKLHLVYELQCSQRLLDQLQLEEQSNEQRQECLMKAYFEDWQLRLQVLQPQVRVLEPIYSFRRNLLTELQRRLSSRPQLHTAIQTELGQLWLNSAQINRNAGQLQRAQLYILKAAEYQPTGLFLERAKLLWQKGDQVMAINYLEEQLSTMRQDQNATQLPPEQRKLYFEGKYLLAVYNAESMHLCADSILKYFRDAIAVQRQSERCHVQFAQFLEKIREAKQSAAGGNKPHASTHSHADDDMLLQVMLYYAKSLRYGNEHIYQSMPRLISLWLDTAETTTNSELIKKMNDLLTNCSSVLPSAMFYTAYSQMLSRLCHPQGEVFSVLRIIIIRLIEDYPQQSLWMLLPHFKSATANRIKRAKLILTETRLQTSRFQKLLADFNTLTERLIGLTNKEVTLDRNYQLSDLDKRLSKLCNPDFSEILLPFEKYMRPTLPISSTDATPTTINNSQNSTLGSNWFPYQQIYISGFQEQVLVLRSAAKPKKLTIRCSDGLNYDVLVKPKDDLRRDARLMEFDGLVKRYLHQDARARQRRLHIRTYAVLPFNEECGLVEWLPNLNSYRGICTSLHAQIGQGMGARMLQQNAVPLHDPIERKREVFLKVLLPAHPPVFQEWLRQRFTTPHSWYEARNSYIRTTAVMSMVGYILGLGDRHGENILIDEHNADVVHVDFNCLFNQGESLAYPEVVPFRLTHNMTVAMGPLGVEGSFRKCCEITLRLLKQEAKTLMSMLRPFVYDLGNQRCLAAATAKITNDVQRIADRLQGHVTRQQANSIPLSTEGQVNYLINEATKVDNLAVMYIGWGSFL comes from the exons ATGACGCGCCGTAAGGAAATGTGGAAGATCCTATATAACGTGGTCAATAGAAGTGAAATTGGTGGCAATTTGGAGGAAGTTTTCAATGTAATAGATGAAATATTATGCCAAGAGGCCAGTCTAATCAGTGGCTCTGAGTTTAACTGCAAATTCCAAGACACATTTCTGCTGTGGCTGCTCAATAAATTGGCCCAGTGCATCCTCAATAATAATGCCGGTTCAGATGTCAG TCAGTGCATCGAGCTGCAAAAGAAACTTATCAGCTCATGCTGGTCAAATCATTCAAAACTTTTCGAGCGTATAGTGCTGGCTTATATAGATGTTCTACAGGTGATTTACGAGCAATTGACTGAATTACAATTCTCGAAGGATGCCCCGGAACAGAGCAATGAGCAGACGCTGATCTTGCGGATCTTTGCCTGCGAAGTAAGCCTTTTGCAAGAGTTTGACTCGCAGTGTAGTCATAAGGAAATCCATGTAAGATTAGATCAAATTGATGGATACGCCAGAAATATGTTGACCATTCTGCAGCATGCCCATGGCATTGGGCATGCCACTCATGCTGGTATTTTTGCCGGCAGTCTGCAACAGGCTTTGCTCATCCTTAAAGAGTGCGATGTGGAGACCAAGTTGAGTAGCATGAATTATTGCCACGAAGTCCTCAGAATGCAATCCGTCTCCAGCTGGCATTTAAATGCAGATGTTTCTCACTACGCCCAGTTATCTTTAAAGGCGGTAACTATGATGTGGTCAATGGTGCCCAAATGGCTAGAAGTCCGTTTAATAAACCAATTGGAGATACAAAATTTGGTGGTCTTAACCAAGAATCTTCTCTTGGTTATGCGATTACCTGGTAAACAGACTTTGGATTTGGGCCACGATTTGCTAAATGAGATTCTGTCATTACCTTTGAGTATGGACAAATCCGAGTTGGTTGAAAACTTGGCCAACTATTTGCAAAAACCAACGGATGATGAACTCGTAGGCTCTCTGGATGCATTGCAGCATCTGGTGATGAGCAAATGGCGAATCTTTCCCGTTCAATTGATGCCTGTACTGTCCTGCGTGGCAGCCAAACAAACTGAAATGAGATCCAACATTCTTTGCACTCTCACAAAATCTCTGAATACCCTTTTTCAGAAAATAGATAGCTTATCTCCTGTGGAGCTTGATCAAATGCTATCCATACTTAGAGCCCTGAAGCAATTGGAAATGCTACTATTGCAACAACGTCAGCAACAGGTTTTTGCCGATGAACAAACAAATCATATGGATTGTGACTTGCTGATAAAACTTCCCTTGCAATTTGATCTTGTGCTAACACCGGAAATCAATTGGAATCTTCATGCCCTAAATATTATCGAGCAGGATCAGAAGAGTCGACTGAACTTTACCgagaaatattttgaaatttgctCACTCTTAATGAAAATTTCTTGTGTACGCCCGAATCTAAAGTCCCAGACCCAACAGCAATTACTTTCAATACTCCAGCGTAATAAGCAGCTGGATCACTTATGTTCCATAAAACTGGAGACGCCGTCCAGCGCCCACACCCAATTACAATTGTTTTTTGCCCAAGAGAATATCAATTTTTTTACATCACAAGATGAGGAAACAGTAAAAACCTTTTTCGATAGTCTCCCCCAGCTGTATATGTCTGGCTACATAAAGACTGCTCATCTCTTAAAGGCCTTACCAACCTTGAGTAATCCAAAAAATCGCTGCCTAGTGCTACGTTTACTTCTCTGCTCACAGTCCGAGACGATTCATGTGTTTAGAGTCGAGGATCAGTTACTTTGGTACTGCTCCAAGTGTCGTCCAATGCCAGAGGCATTGCCTGGCTGTTATCTGGGAAAATACAAGTCGAGTTtacataattttaattttaccaATGCCACACTTCAATCGATAGCCGAGGATATGCTGTTTCAACCCGACTTCTTGTACATTGTCCACCATCTGAACTCTTTAAAATCCATAGATCCACAGATTTGTCTGCGCCTGTTGACCGAGAAAGGTTGCGGAAATCTCTCGGAACAGACAATGTCGCATCTGGTTCCAGTGATGTCGTCGCGGGAACCCCGATTCATGAAGGAATTGGCTGTTCTAGTACTCACTAGCATTCAACAAGTGTTGGCTAAGCCAGTGCAAGCGCAAAGCGTTAACGAGCAACGTAAATTACTCCGACTACTTGTGGGCTGTGCTTATCCGGGCATCAATGAAATCTGGCTATTCCACTGGTTCAAAATGACATTCTTCTTCCTGGTTCACATTCGTTCGCTGGTGGTGCAAGAAGCTGTGCTAGCTGCCAGCGAAATGTGTGCACGTCATAATCTGCAGACGGTTACATTGTGGAACTGGTATAAACGAGATGCACTTGCCCTTGCCGTTCGTTTGGCACTGAATGTATACCTATCAGATGGCGTGAGATTCACAAGATCCTTGAAGGCG CTGTCGAAAATGTTGGGATTTTCATGTGTTCAGGAATTCACGTGCAAGTATCATCGCCTGCTGACCACTATGGTGTTGCCCTATTGCATGAAGGAACCACGCTGCAAGGGTGTTCTGTTGCTAATATCAAAACAATTGAGAAAACCAATTTCCACTCTATTTGCCACTTCATTTTTACGCATTTATACACATGTCCATCTCACAGAGACTCCAGAATTGGCCAATAGCTGCATTGATTTTGTGGTCAACTGCACCAAAAGCAGTCTCCAGCAGCTGATGAATGCCGATGTCAAG CAAACTGTTGCTGAACTCCTGATCTACTTTAATCGGGATCCAACATTTATAATGCGTTCTTTTCAAAGTCTCCTGCATTCATCAGAGGATAATTGCGAACAGTATCCAACGTCTAGTCAGTCAGCCAATGCCGAGTTTGCTGCTTTTATAGCCGAACGTTTTTTAGGCGTAATAACCCATTTTGAGAGCTGTCTGGGTGAACCCTCGTTTGAGAAACCCCTTAAAGAGGAGACCCTCTATAGCTTGGGCCAGATTATGCGTTTGGTTGGCTCGCAGCATGTTACCCAGTTTCGTTTCAAGATTATAGCCATGCTAACGTTTGTCCACACATTGAACGAGACACGTCTGCAGAGGATTTGTCTAAAGATTTGGCATATTTTTCTGCATGTGGTTAATGTGCAGGAATTGGGTCCATCTCTGGGTCGGATAGTGGCCACTTTACAACCTCTGCTAAATGATAAAGAGACTGTTGATCAAGTAAATGATCTATATGAATTTGTTATACTTAAAAATGCCTCAATGTTGGGTAACTTCATCACGGATTTGTATTTTCTGGAACGCATGGAGAATGTGTCACCAGCCATAAGACAGTGCATCAAACGGCATACATCCCACCTGCATTTTGTCGTCgaagaagaggaggaggacGAGTCAAGTTCACCCCAATTGCTAGTTCAATTGCAATTCCTTTACAAACACATCACCGACGAGTGCCTTCAAGTTCGTATCTATGGCCTACAACATCTGGGTGCTCTCTTTGGTCGACGACGTGGCCAGCTGAATCGTATGATTCTGAATGAATTGCCAATGGAGCCACTTATTGAACAGATTGTTAATGTGTTGGTTGCAGGCTGTCAACACGATGATCGTCAACTTCAAATGGCATCTGCCAAATGCCTCGGCGAACTTGGTGCCATTGATGCTAGCTATTTGCCCTCCAATTATAATTTCTCCAAGCCGCAGCAATTGCCCTTGAGTGTGCTATCCGAGGAGTTTACCATTCTCGCCCTAACTGCCTTGTGTCGGGGCTATCAATTTCAACAGAAGACGAAGCATGTGGATAGCTTCTCGCTGGCTATACAGGAAACTCTGGCCGTGTGTGGCATATCGCCCAAGGAGAAGAAGAAAGTTCAATTGTGGCAGTCGCTGCCCTCGCGTATGCGCCAGGTAATGGAACCATTGCTTTATTCCTGCTATACCAGTTCCCAGCGGCCGAGCAGCTGCAATGAACAACCCATATTTGGGAGTCACTATACAAAGAACTCTTACGAAGAGTGGGCATTTCTTTGGGCTAGCCGTCTCATTGACTATATCCAATCCACCGAAACGCGGCACTTACTTAGTTCGTACAAGCCTTGCATTAAACGAGATGCTAACATGTTGAGCACCTTTTATCCTTACATAGTTCTTCATGCCCTGTTGGAATGCAAGCCAGAGCAGCGGAAGCACGTTCAGGAAGAGTTTGTTGCCGTTTTGCAGGCCAATGAAGAGTATTCCGTATCGACAAAAAGCCAGCAGGATCTGGGCTCTCATAATAACGCATTTAAACTGTTCGAGTCGAAGAAATATGCAGCTGGCATTAAGCCAGTGTCGGACCAACAACAAGAAAGGGAGGAAGACTCCAGTCACGTTCCGCGTTTGGCGGGTAAATTGTGTGCCGAACTTTTAGATTTCTTGCAGCGGTGGCTCCGGGAATGGCAACGTCTTCATGGACGGAGTACAGGTGGTAAACCGCCACAAATTGTTGATGCAAACTATAGGAAAATTTACGAGTTTCTTAAAACAATTCCAAAATTGTTGGTCTCCCAGGCAAGCTATAATTGTGGCGAGTATCCGAGGGCATTGAGCTACCTGGAAAGTTACCTTGAGGAGGGGGACAAAGCGAAGCGTATTTTGGAACAGTTTACCTTTCTCATTGAGATTTACGGAAAACTAATGGATGCCGACTCCGTGGAAGGAGCTGTACAAGTTCGTAGCTACGACATGAGTGTTACCCAGGAGATATTGGTGAATCGTTTGGTCGAACGACAACAGGATATGATCACATGCTATGAGCAGCTTTTGTCCAGTACGGAGGAATTGCAACCGGATCATATAAGGGCCATTATTGATGCCTATTTACGTATGGACACGCCGAAGACAGCCCTGCTAATAGCCGACGGTCTGTGGCAGCGTTTGTCAGATCAGTTTACAGAGCAATATTTCAGTGAATGCAAATCCGAATTACTCTGGCGTCTGGGTAGCTATGAAGATCTGGAGGAACAGGCCAAGCCCAATTGGCCCGCACTTTGTGCCCAGGGTTGTCTGGCCCTAAGGCAACCTTTAACTAGTCGTTCGCAATTTAACTCCCTTCTCGATGGCATGAGGCACTCTGTGCTGGAACAACTTCGGAGCTGTTCGGCCAATCAGCAGCATTCCTATGCCCATGCATACGATGAAATAGTGAAACTACATTTAGTTTATGAACTTCAGTGTAGTCAGCGATTGTTAGATCAACTGCAATTGGAGGAGCAGAGCAATGAACAGCGTCAAGAATGCCTAATGAAGGCCTATTTCGAGGATTGGCAGCTTCGGTTGCAAGTTCTTCAGCCGCAGGTTCGTGTTCTGGAGCCGATTTATAGTTTCCGGAGGAACCTGTTGACAGAATTGCAGCGTCGCCTATCATCCAGACCACAATTGCATACCGCCATCCAAACGGAGCTAGGTCAGCTGTGGTTAAATAGTGCCCAAATCAATCGGAACGCTGGACAACTTCAAAGGGCCCAATTGTATATACTTAAAGCGGCGGAATACCAACCCACAGGACTGTTTCTAGAACGGGCCAAGCTGCTCTGGCAGAAGGGTGACCAAGTGATGGCTATAAACTATCTGGAGGAGCAATTGTCCACAATGCGTCAGGATCAGAATGCCACACAGTTGCCACCGGAGCAGCGTAAATTGTACTTTGAGGGCAAGTACCTACTGGCCGTTTATAATGCCGAATCCATGCACTTGTGTGCAGATTCTATACTGAAATATTTCCGTGATGCCATTGCCGTGCAACGTCAGTCGGAGCGATGTCATGTGCAGTTTGCCCAGTTTCTGGAAAAGATACGTGAGGCCAAACAGTCGGCAGCAGGCGGCAACAAGCCACACGCATCGACCCACAGTCATGCTGACGACGATATGTTGCTCCAGGTGATGCTCTATTATGCCAAATCCTTGCGTTATGGCAATGAACATATCTATCAATCGATGCCGCGTTTAATAAGCCTTTGGCTGGACACAGCCGAAACTACCACAAATTCCGAACTCATTAAGAAAATGAATGACTTGTTAACCAATTGCAGTTCGGTTCTGCCCTCGGCCATGTTTTATACAGCCTACTCCCAGATGCTAAGTCGTCTGTGTCATCCACAGGGAGAAGTTTTCAGTGTGTTACGCATTATAATAATACGTCTGATCGAGGATTATCCACAGCAATCGCTTTGGATGTTGTTGCCGCACTTCAAATCGGCCACAGCCAATAGAATTAAGAGGGCCAAACTTATTTTAACAGAGACGAGACTACAAACTAGCAGGTTCCAGAAGCTGTTGGCCGATTTTAACACCCTAACTGAACGTCTAATTGGTTTGACCAATAAAGAAGTTACCCTTGATCGCAACTATCAGTTGAGTGATTTGGATAAGCGTCTCTCCAAGTTGTGTAATCCGGATTTCTCCGAAATATTACTACCGTTTGAGAAGTACATGCGTCCCACATTGCCCATCAGTTCGACGGACGCAACTCCGACAACTATCAACAACTCACAAAACTCCACGTTAGGCTCGAATTGGTTTCCCTATCagcaaatttatatttctggTTTTCAGGAGCAAGTTTTAGTTTTGCGATCAGCCGCTAAACCCAAGAAACTAACCATCCGTTGCAGTGATGGTCTGAATTATGATGTGCTGGTCAAGCCAAAGGATGATCTACGACGTGATGCACGTCTAATGGAATTCGATGGCCTGGTGAAAAGATATTTGCATCAGGATGCTCGGGCCAGACAAAGGCGACTACACATACGCACCTATGCCGTGTTGCCATTCAATGAGGAATGCGGCCTAGTCGAATGGCTGCCCAATCTGAATTCATATCGCGGAATCTGTACTTCATTACATGCCCAGATAGGTCAGGGAATGGGGGCTCGTATGCTTCAACAGAATGCCGTCCCACTACACGATCCGATCGAACGAAAACGAGAAGTTTTCCTCAAGGTTCTATTACCAGCGCATCCACCGGTATTTCAGGAGTGGCTACGTCAGCGCTTCACCACGCCCCACAGTTGGTATGAGGCCAGGAATTCTTACATACGTACCACGGCCGTTATGTCAATGGTGGGCTATATATTGGGTCTCGGCGATCGGCATGGCGAGAATATATTGATTGACGAGCATAATGCCGATGTAGTCCATGTCGATTTCAATTGCCTTTTTAATCAGGGTGAATCATTGGCCTATCCGGAGGTGGTTCCATTCCGTTTAACCCACAACATGACTGTGGCAATGGGACCACTCGGAGTGGAAGGCAGCTTTCGGAAATGCTGTGAGATCACATTACGTCTGCTTAAGCAGGAGGCCAAGACACTAATGTCCATGCTGAGACCCTTTGTCTATGATTTGGGTAATCAGAGATGTTTGGCCGCAGCCACGGCCAAGATAACAAATGATGTGCAGCGGATTGCAGATCGTTTGCAGGGTCAT GTCACACGTCAGCAGGCCAACAGTATTCCTCTATCCACCGAGGGACAGGTTAATTATCTAATTAATGAGGCTACTAAAGTGGATAATCTGGCTGTCATGTACATTGGTTGGGGGTCATTCCTCTAG
- the LOC6640115 gene encoding 1,4-alpha-glucan-branching enzyme: MGGRDAMQVEVKDIAKLFEQDGYLKPFEREIRRRHGVLQDWLGKIKDSEGGLDQFSQAYKYYGLHFQPDNSVIAREWAPGARDVYLTGDFNNWHWEAHPFKKLDYGKWELHLPANADGSPPIKHLSEIKVIIRNQSGQLLDRLSPWAKYVVQPPKEANQGVNYKQYVWQPPVAERYQPQHKRPARPKSLRIYECHVGIASQEPRVGTYDEFADRIVPRIKKQGYNCIQVMAIMEHAYYASFGYQVTSFYAASSRCGNPEQLKRMIDVAHANGLYVLLDVVHSHASKNVQDGLNQFDGTNSCFFHDGPKGEHSLWDSRLFNYMEYEVLRFLLSNLRWWHDEYNFDGYRFDGVTSMLYHSRGIGEGFSGDYNEYFGLNVDTDSLNYLGLANHLLHTLDPEIITIAEDVSGMPTLCRPVSEGGIGFDYRLGMAIPDKWIELLKEQSDDEWNMGNVVHTLTNRRWMENTVAYAESHDQALVGDKTIAFWLMDKEMYTHMSTLSDSTLIIDRGIALHKIIRLITHALGGEAYLNFMGNEFGHPEWLDFPRVGNNDSYHYARRQWNLVDDELLKYKYLNEFDRAMNQLEERFGWLHSGPAYVSWKHEGDKIIAFERAGLVFVFNFHPQQSFTGYRVGTNWAGTYQAVLSSDDPLFGGHNRIDTQGKHHSNPEGYAGRSNFIEVYAPSRTAVVYARISD, from the exons ATGGGTGGTCGTGATGCCATGCAAGTGGAAGTTAAGGATATAGCCAAACTTTTTGAACAAGATGGTTACCTGAAGCCTTTTGAACGTGAGATACGCAGGCG TCATGGCGTTCTTCAGGATTGGCTTGGCAAGATCAAGGACAGCGAGGGAGGCCTGGACCAATTCTCACAGGCATACAAATATTACGGTTTACATTTTCAGCCGGATAATTCGGTTATTGCCCGCGAATGGGCTCCCGGAGCCAGAGATGTTTATCTAACGGGAGATTTTA ATAACTGGCACTGGGAGGCACATCCTTTTAAGAAACTGGACTATGGCAAGTGGGAATTGCATTTGCCCGCTAATGCAGATGGAAGTCCCCCAATTAAGCATCTCAGTGAAATTAAGGTGATCATACGCAATCAATCCGGGCAACTTCTGGACCGTCTATCGCCATGGGCTAAATATGTGGTCCAGCCACCAAAGGAGGCTAATCAGGGCGTGAACTACAAACAATATGTTTGGCAACCGCCAGTTGCAGAACGCTATCAACCTCAGCACAAACGTCCGGCCAGGCCTAAGTCGTTGAGAATCTATGAGTGCCATGTGGGAATAGCGTCGCAGGAGCCTCGAGTGGGCACCTATGATGAGTTTGCCGATCGTATAGTGCCGCGCATCAAGAAACAGGGCTACAATTGTATCCAAGTTATGGCCATTATGGAGCATGCCTATTACGCCAGCTTTGGCTATCAGGTGACCAGTTTCTATGCTGCCTCCAGCCGTTGTGGCAATCCGGAGCAACTTAAACGCATGATCGATGTGGCCCACGCAAATGGTCTGTATGTTTTGTTGGATGTGGTGCACTCGCATGCTTCCAAGAATGTCCAGGACGGTTTGAACCAGTTTGATGGGACCAATAGCTGCTTCTTTCACGATGGTCCAAAGGGAGAACATTCGCTGTGGGACAGCAGACTTTTTAACTATATGGAGTATGAGGTGTTGCGCTTCCTGTTGTCCAATCTGCGTTGGTGGCACGACGAGTACAATTTCGATGGTTATCGCTTTGATGGTGTCACCTCTATGCTGTACCATTCACGTGGAATTGGCGAGGGATTCAGTGGTGATTATAATGAATACTTTGGCCTTAATGTGGATACGGATTCTCTTAATTACTTGGGTTTGGCCAATCATTTGCTGCATACCCTCGATCCGGAGATTATAACTATAGCCGAGGACGTTTCCGGCATGCCCACTCTGTGCCGCCCCGTCTCTGAAGGCGGAATCGGTTTCGACTATCGCCTGGGCATGGCAATCCCTGACAAATGGATTGAATTGTTAAAGGAACAATCCGACGATGAGTGGAATATGGGTAACGTAGTGCACACTCTTACAAATCGCCGCTGGATGGAGAACACGGTGGCCTATGCCGAATCCCATGATCAAGCTCTGGTGGGAGACAAAACCATTGCATTCTGGCTAATGGATAAGGAaatgtacacacatatgtcAACGCTTTCGGACTCCACGCTGATTATAGATCGCGGTATAGCCCTACATAAAATCATACGTTTGATCACGCATGCGTTGGGTGGAGAGGCGTACTTGAACTTCATGGGTAACGAATTTGGGCATCCCGAGTGGCTTGATTTCCCACGTGTGGGCAATAACGACTCTTACCATTATGCCCGTCGTCAATGGAATCTCGTCGATGATGAACTGCTGAAGTACAAGTATCTTAACGAATTCGATCGTGCCATGAATCAACTAGAGGAACGTTTCGGTTGGCTGCATTCCGGACCCGCCTATGTTAGCTGGAAGCATGAGGGTGACAAAATAATTGCTTTCGAGCGTGCCGGCTTGGTTTTCGTTTTCAATTTCCATCCGCAACAGAGTTTCACCGGCTACCGCGTCGGCACCAATTGGGCCGGTACCTACCAGGCGGTTCTCTCATCGGATGATCCACTTTTCGGTGGCCACAATCGCATTGATACTCAAGGCAAGCATCATTCGAATCCTGAAGGTTATGCTGGTCGTTCGAATTTTATTGAAGTGTATGCGCCATCCCGTACAGCTGTCGTATATGCCAGAATCAGTGATTGA
- the LOC6640114 gene encoding serine palmitoyltransferase 1 has protein sequence MVAIQLINEIGGIFRNTPTFALVLESFLLVTVVWLLLHKRGGGRRRFTKEQEDYLIEKYEPEVLVPDTDPEHPLLHNHVVQSVAGKHIKVDGHECLNLGSHNYLGFLEDEEIIDEACKSLRKYGVGSCGPRGFYGTMDVHLDLEDRLAKFMGLEEAIVYSYGFSTVASAIPAYAKRGDLIFVDEAVNFAIQKGLDASRSTIVFYKHNNVKDLERLLTEQEARDKKNPKKALKTRRFLVAEGIYMNTGEICPLPELVALRNKYKLRIFLDESISFGTLGKGGRGVTEHFNISRDEIDLISSGMEGSMATIGGFCVGSHFIAEHQRLSGLGYIFSASLPPMLTQAAISALDRFERNPQIFEQLQTKSKLLHQQFSKFTKLRLSGNELSPVKHLFLAQSSDKFDTEQKLLAEVSNKCIARGVAVVQAAYLQNRERKPVRPSLRIAINRHLDEADIATAFEIIESVSSAVL, from the exons ATGGTGGCTATACAATTGATCAACGAAATTGGTGGCATCTTTCGCAAT ACGCCTacttttgctttggttttggAAAGTTTTCTTCTCGTCACCGTCGTATGGCTACTTTTGCACAAACGTGGTGGTGGACGTCGCCGATTCACCAAGGAACAGGAGGACTATCTAATTGAGAAATATGAGCCAGAAGTGTTGGTACCTGACACAGATCCCGAGCACCCATTGCTTCACAATCATGTGGTGCAATCTGTGGCCGGCAAGCACATTAAAGTCGATGGGCATGAGTGCCTCAACTTGGGATCGCACAACTATTTGGGATTCTTGGAAGATGAAGAGATTATAGATGAGGCTTGCAAGTCGCTGCGCAAATATGGTGTAGGATCATGTGGTCCACGTGGATTTTATGGCACAATGGATGTTCATTTGGATTTGGAAGATCGTTTGGCCAAGTTTATGGGCTTGGAGGAAGCTATTGTGTACTCGTATGGCTTCTCCACAGTGGCCAGTGCCATTCCCGCCTACGCCAAACGTGGTGACCTAATCTTTGT TGATGAAGCTGTGAACTTTGCCATACAAAAGGGTTTGGATGCCTCTCGTAGTACAATTGTGTTCTACAAGCACAACAATGTCAAGGACTTGGAGCGTCTGCTGACGGAGCAGGAAGCACGCGATAAAAAGAATCCGAAAAAAGCCCTTAAGACTCGCCGCTTTTTGGTTGCTGAGGGTATCTACATGAATACTGGAGAGATTTGTCCACTTCCCGAACTAGTAGCCCTACGCAACAAATACAAACTGCGTATTTTCCTGGATGAAAGCATCTCGTTTGGAACTCTGGGCAAAGGAGGTCGTGGTGTAACAGAACACTTTAATATTAGT CGGGATGAAATCGACTTGATATCTTCTGGCATGGAGGGTTCAATGGCCACCATTGGTGGTTTCTGCGTGGGCTCGCATTTTATTGCCGAGCATCAACGTCTCTCTGGTCTGGGCTATATATTTTCGGCTTCGCTTCCTCCCATGCTTACCCAGGCAGCGATTTCAGCCCTTGATCGCTTTGAACGCAATCCTCAAATCTTTGAGCAGCTTCAAACCAAATCAAAACTGTTGCATCAGCAATTTTCCAAATTCACCAAGTTGCGCCTTTCTGGCAACGAACTGTCCCCCGTAAAACATTTGTTCTTGGCCCAGTCAAGTGATAAATTCGATACGGAACAAAAACTCCTTGCCGAGGTGTCCAATAAG TGCATTGCTCGTGGTGTGGCTGTTGTGCAAGCTGCCTATTTACAGAATAGAGAGCGTAAGCCGGTGCGTCCGAGTCTCAGGATTGCCATCAATCGTCATTTGGATGAAGCTGACATTGCCACGGCTTTCGAGATTATCGAAAGTGTTTCCAGTGCAGTTCTTTAA